ACACTGCGCACATAGGACAGCCCCCCGGTCAGCCGGTGTTCCATCCCGGCCAGATGCCCGGCCCATTCGAGTTCGAACGTGACGCCCCATTCGCTCTGGCGGGTCTGCGAGCGGTTGATTAGCCCGTCGCACTTCTCGTTGGGCTCGCTATTGAGCAGGACATTGGCGATGCAGCGCCATTTGGGGAATGGTGTGTTGGCCTGGCTTTCGCCGGCAAGGGGGAAGCCGGAATAGCCCGCCTGCGCCAGAGCCGCGCGCTCCTGCGCATTGGGCTGGTAGAGACTTTGCCCGAGCGCATCGTCGTTGACATCGCCATTGTAGGTCCGGGTATGGATCGTGCGCCAGAAGCCATTGCCGCGCAAGGTCAGGTTCCGGGCCAGCCCCGTCTCGCCCTTGAGCACCAGCATGCCCATACGGTTGCGGGTGTTGTCGGGCGCGGTGTAGATGCTCGAACGGTCGGCGGCGAGCAGACGCATTTCCTGAAGGCCGTTGCCGTTGAGGTCGGTATCGGCAAAATGGCCGGACAGCGCGATGTTCGTCGTGCCCTCGCTCCAGCCCAGCTTGGCAAAGGCGCGTGAGGCACGCGAGGGGGACAGCGCGCGCCAGCCGTCCTCGTGGAAATTGTCACCGGCCACGAACCAGTCGATCCCGTTGGCAAAGACCCCGCCCGCCTGCGCGCTGGCCTGGATCCGCCCGAAAGAGCCGCCGCTCACTTCCGCGCCGAAGCCGGGATCGCTGCGCCCGCTCTTGGTGCGCAGGACCAGCACCCCGCCCAGCGCGTTGCGCCCGAACTGGGGCGCGGCGCCCGAAACGAGGTCGATGTCGGACAAGGCCCCGGTCGGGATCAGGTCCCAGCTCACCACATCGGCAAAGGGCTGGTTGACGCGCACCCCGTCGAGATAGACCGAAAGCCCCTGCGGCGTGCCCAGCAGCGGCGATGCGGTCAGCCCGCGATAGTTGACATCGGGCTGGAGCGGATTGCCCTGAACCTCGTTGATCGTCACCCCCGGTGCGGTGCGGGCCAGATGTTCGGCAATGCTGATCGCGCTTGTGGTGCGCAGCGCCTGCGCATTGCCCACTTCGAGCGCCTCGCCCGACAGCGGGCTGGCCAGCACGAGGATTTCGCGCTCGACGGCCTCGCCTGTACCAACCTCGGGCAGCGCTTCAGCAGGCGCTTCGGCCGGTTTCGCCATCGCCGGTGCAACCCATGGGCCCATCATGGCCATCAGCGACACGCCCGCGCCGATCCAGACCTTTCCGATCATCCTCACCTCCGGTTTTTCTCGTTGAAAGCGCTCGTAACAGACCGCAACGACACAAACCTGAAGGTTTCCTCAGACTGACCTAAGGTATGATATCCAGCCGAAAGCCCTGCCCGCGCACGGTCGTTACGGCAATGCCCGTCCCGGCCAGCCGCTTGCGCAGCGTGCTGATGGCGACATCGAGGGCATTGTCGGTGATCTCGGCCTCGACACCCCAGACCGCATCGAACAGATCCTGACGGGTCGCCGTGCCCCCGCGTTCCCGCGCCAGATGGAGCAGCAGGGCCTGGCTGCGCGGTTCGAGCGCGAGCGGCTCGCCCTGCCAGCACGCGGCCCCGGTGACGGCATCGATCTCCAGCCCCTCCCAGACGACGGGCGCGGGCTGGCGCTGGGCGGACCGGCGCACCAGCACGGCCACCCGCGCGGCCAGCTCGGCAAAGGCGAATGGCTTGGCCAGATAATCGTCGGCTCCGGCGTCGAACCCGTCGAGCCGGTCATCAAGCCCGCCGCGCGCGGTCAGCATCAGGATCGGCATGTCGTGCCCGGCAGCGCGGATCTGGCGGCACAGGGCAAAGCCATCGGCATCGGGCAGGCCAATGTCGAGCACCACGGTCGCCACCGCCTCGCGCCCGAGCAGGTCGAGCACCCCTTCCCCCTGCCGCAACCAGCGCGTGGGAAAGCCCTTGCCCGTCAGCCCCTGTACGACCGCGCGGCCGATCGCCACGTCGTCCTCGACCACCAGAACACTCATGCCACCCCCTCCAGAGGCCCCTCCAGAGGCCCCTCCAGCGGCAGGTCGAAACGCACCACGCAGCCGCCGACCCCTTGTTCATCCCTCGCGACATTGGCCGCCCGCACCTGCCCGCCATGCTGTTCGACGACCCACCGGGCCAGCGCCAGCCCCAATCCGCTGCCCCCGCGCTCGCGCCCGGCCTGC
The genomic region above belongs to Novosphingobium sp. IK01 and contains:
- a CDS encoding TonB-dependent receptor — its product is MIGKVWIGAGVSLMAMMGPWVAPAMAKPAEAPAEALPEVGTGEAVEREILVLASPLSGEALEVGNAQALRTTSAISIAEHLARTAPGVTINEVQGNPLQPDVNYRGLTASPLLGTPQGLSVYLDGVRVNQPFADVVSWDLIPTGALSDIDLVSGAAPQFGRNALGGVLVLRTKSGRSDPGFGAEVSGGSFGRIQASAQAGGVFANGIDWFVAGDNFHEDGWRALSPSRASRAFAKLGWSEGTTNIALSGHFADTDLNGNGLQEMRLLAADRSSIYTAPDNTRNRMGMLVLKGETGLARNLTLRGNGFWRTIHTRTYNGDVNDDALGQSLYQPNAQERAALAQAGYSGFPLAGESQANTPFPKWRCIANVLLNSEPNEKCDGLINRSQTRQSEWGVTFELEWAGHLAGMEHRLTGGLSYVRSVADFTQSTQFGYILPNRTIAAVDGPGAFADGTQDSEDALDARVDLHAVTSTFSAYALDHVVLAGPVSLDLAGRYDRVALTNRDRITPGGGTGSLDSNPVYQRFNPAATLSVRDHAGSGLSFSWSQASRAPSAIELGCSDPESPCRLPNALAGDPPLAQVVARTLELRFDGVAGPVRGHVSLFRTDSSDDILFVADNASGYGYFRNFGKTRRQGIEVSADARLGKVSLSASYTLLDATYRSPEVVNGSANSSNDGEGPGFDGSIAIAPGDRIPLLARNTVKAAVDWEARSWLSFHLDMTAQSGVFARGNENNAHEPDGTYYLGAGKTAPFAVMNLGVEVRPRKGLSLFATVRNLLDKDYATAAQLGATAFDAQGQVVARPFAGPVIDGERPLLNSTFFAPGAPRAIQVGGRVRF
- a CDS encoding response regulator transcription factor, with the translated sequence MSVLVVEDDVAIGRAVVQGLTGKGFPTRWLRQGEGVLDLLGREAVATVVLDIGLPDADGFALCRQIRAAGHDMPILMLTARGGLDDRLDGFDAGADDYLAKPFAFAELAARVAVLVRRSAQRQPAPVVWEGLEIDAVTGAACWQGEPLALEPRSQALLLHLARERGGTATRQDLFDAVWGVEAEITDNALDVAISTLRKRLAGTGIAVTTVRGQGFRLDIIP